A stretch of the Mycolicibacterium celeriflavum genome encodes the following:
- a CDS encoding GntR family transcriptional regulator produces MSQPEPTPLRRPRADRARQVADVLRHQIHAGAFDSALPGEQELAAEFFVSRNTIREALSVLKDEGLIERGPRTGTHVAVRKYDHGLDALVGLQETFKEYGEVRNEVRAVQHLAAPPAVARKLCLDPGAQVVFVERLRYLGDLPLSLDLTYLVADVAAAVLAHPLETNDVFALIEQVSGQRLGTASLALEAVAADAHSAATLQIPAGAALLMLERLTRLDDGRPVDLEYIRMRGDRITMRGNLLRSIP; encoded by the coding sequence ATGTCGCAGCCCGAGCCGACGCCTCTGCGCAGACCGCGCGCCGACCGTGCCCGTCAGGTCGCCGATGTGCTGCGCCACCAGATCCATGCGGGCGCCTTCGACAGCGCTCTACCCGGCGAGCAGGAGCTGGCCGCGGAGTTCTTCGTCTCGCGCAACACCATTCGTGAAGCGCTCTCGGTGTTGAAGGACGAGGGACTCATCGAGCGCGGACCCAGAACCGGCACGCACGTTGCGGTGCGCAAGTACGACCACGGGCTCGACGCACTGGTCGGTTTGCAGGAGACCTTCAAGGAATACGGTGAAGTCCGCAATGAGGTCAGGGCGGTACAGCACTTGGCCGCACCGCCCGCGGTGGCCCGCAAGCTGTGCCTGGATCCCGGAGCGCAGGTCGTCTTCGTGGAGCGGCTGCGCTATCTGGGGGACCTGCCGCTCTCCCTTGACCTGACCTATCTGGTGGCGGACGTCGCGGCCGCGGTGCTGGCCCACCCGCTGGAGACCAACGACGTGTTCGCGCTCATCGAGCAGGTCAGCGGCCAGCGGCTGGGCACCGCCTCGCTAGCGCTCGAAGCCGTTGCGGCGGACGCGCATTCGGCTGCGACGCTGCAGATTCCCGCCGGGGCTGCGCTGCTGATGCTCGAGCGGCTCACCAGACTCGATGACGGCAGGCCCGTCGACCTCGAATACATCCGCATGCGTGGTGACCGAATCACCATGCGCGGCAACCTGCTGAGGAGCATCCCGTGA
- the nusB gene encoding transcription antitermination factor NusB — protein MPDRKGDSGRIGRPADRGRHQARKRAVDLLFEAEARGLTSAEVAEARNAMAENESDVAPLNPYTVTVARGVTEHSAHIDDLIAAHLQGWTLERLPAVDRAILRVAVWELLHADDVPEPVAVDEAVELAKQLSTDDSPGFVNGVLGQVMLVTPQIRAAAQAVRGTGDESVG, from the coding sequence ATGCCTGACCGCAAGGGTGACTCCGGCCGGATTGGTCGGCCCGCCGACCGTGGCCGCCATCAGGCCCGCAAACGCGCCGTCGACCTGCTCTTCGAGGCCGAGGCACGCGGGCTCACCTCGGCGGAGGTGGCAGAGGCGCGCAATGCAATGGCGGAGAACGAGTCCGACGTAGCGCCGCTGAACCCGTACACCGTGACGGTCGCTCGGGGCGTGACTGAGCATTCCGCGCACATCGACGATCTGATCGCCGCGCACCTCCAGGGGTGGACACTGGAGCGGTTACCCGCCGTCGATCGCGCGATCCTGCGGGTCGCGGTGTGGGAGCTGCTGCACGCCGACGATGTACCCGAGCCGGTGGCCGTCGACGAGGCGGTCGAACTCGCCAAACAGTTGTCGACCGACGACTCACCGGGTTTCGTCAACGGTGTACTGGGCCAGGTGATGCTCGTGACGCCGCAGATCCGGGCCGCCGCGCAGGCGGTGCGCGGAACCGGCGACGAAAGCGTGGGTTAG
- the efp gene encoding elongation factor P encodes MATTADFKNGLVLVIDGQLWQIIEFQHVKPGKGPAFVRTKLKNVVSGKTVDKTYNAGVKVETATVDRRDATYLYRDGSDFVFMDSEDYEQHPLPESLVGRAADFLLESMPVQIAFHDGSPLYLELPVTVELEVTHTEPGLQGDRSSAGTKPATVQTGAEIQVPLFINTGDKLKVDSRDGSYLGRVNA; translated from the coding sequence GTGGCAACGACCGCCGACTTCAAGAATGGGCTCGTCCTGGTGATCGACGGCCAACTCTGGCAGATCATCGAATTCCAGCACGTCAAACCCGGCAAGGGGCCGGCCTTCGTGCGCACCAAGCTCAAGAATGTCGTCTCCGGCAAGACCGTCGACAAGACCTACAACGCCGGGGTGAAGGTGGAAACCGCGACGGTCGACCGACGTGACGCGACCTATCTCTACCGCGACGGCTCCGACTTCGTGTTCATGGACTCCGAGGATTACGAGCAGCATCCGCTGCCCGAATCGCTGGTCGGCCGTGCCGCCGACTTCCTGCTCGAGAGCATGCCGGTGCAGATCGCCTTTCACGACGGCTCGCCGCTGTACCTCGAGTTGCCGGTCACCGTCGAACTCGAGGTGACGCACACCGAGCCGGGGCTGCAGGGCGACCGCTCCAGTGCCGGCACCAAGCCCGCCACGGTGCAGACCGGCGCCGAGATCCAGGTGCCGCTGTTCATCAACACCGGCGACAAGCTCAAGGTCGACTCGCGCGACGGCAGCTATCTGGGCCGGGTGAATGCCTGA
- a CDS encoding M24 family metallopeptidase codes for MTISQRRDRLRERLANAGIDAMLVSDLVNVRYLCGFTGSNAALLIRADGKDAETPVLATDGRYRTQAAQQAPDAEIVIERACGPHLARRAAADGVRRLGFESHVVTVDAFSALTAAAGEQTELVRAAGTVEALREVKDAGEVALLRLACEAADAALRDLVDGGGLRAGRTEKEVGRELESLMLEHGADGTSFETIVAAGPNSAIPHHRPTDAVLDAGDFVKIDFGALVSGYHSDMTRTFVLAPAAQWQRDLYELVATAQHAGREALAPGVSLKEVDAASRRVIAEAGYADNFGHGLGHGVGLQIHEAPGINAAAAGTLLAGSAVTVEPGVYLPDRGGVRIEDTLVVAGSEDDTSDLLTRFPKELAIL; via the coding sequence GTGACTATTTCACAGCGTCGGGACCGGTTGCGCGAGCGCCTCGCCAACGCCGGGATCGACGCGATGCTGGTTTCGGACCTGGTCAACGTGCGATATCTGTGCGGATTCACCGGCTCCAACGCCGCCCTGCTCATCCGGGCGGACGGGAAAGACGCGGAAACGCCGGTGCTGGCCACCGACGGACGCTACCGCACCCAGGCGGCGCAGCAGGCACCCGACGCCGAGATCGTCATCGAGCGGGCCTGCGGACCGCACCTGGCGCGTCGCGCGGCCGCCGACGGGGTGCGTCGGCTCGGCTTCGAGAGCCACGTGGTGACCGTCGATGCGTTCTCCGCGTTGACCGCTGCCGCCGGAGAGCAGACCGAGTTGGTCCGGGCCGCTGGAACGGTCGAGGCGCTTCGCGAAGTCAAGGACGCGGGCGAGGTCGCGCTGCTGCGGCTGGCGTGCGAGGCCGCCGATGCGGCACTGCGGGACCTCGTCGACGGCGGCGGGCTGCGGGCGGGCCGGACGGAGAAGGAGGTCGGCCGCGAGCTCGAGTCGCTGATGCTCGAGCACGGCGCCGACGGCACGTCGTTCGAGACGATCGTGGCGGCCGGGCCCAACTCGGCGATTCCGCATCACCGGCCCACCGACGCGGTGCTGGACGCCGGCGACTTCGTGAAGATCGACTTCGGCGCGCTGGTCAGCGGCTACCACTCGGATATGACTCGAACTTTCGTGCTCGCGCCGGCCGCGCAGTGGCAGCGCGACCTCTACGAGCTGGTCGCCACCGCGCAACACGCGGGTCGGGAGGCGCTCGCGCCCGGGGTGTCGCTCAAGGAGGTCGACGCGGCGTCGCGTCGCGTGATCGCCGAGGCCGGCTATGCCGACAACTTCGGACACGGGCTCGGTCACGGCGTTGGTCTGCAGATCCACGAAGCGCCGGGGATCAACGCCGCGGCCGCCGGTACACTGCTTGCTGGCTCCGCGGTGACCGTGGAACCCGGTGTCTATCTGCCCGACCGTGGCGGCGTCCGCATCGAGGACACGCTCGTCGTGGCGGGCTCTGAAGACGACACCTCCGACTTGCTTACCCGGTTCCCGAAGGAACTGGCCATCCTCTGA
- a CDS encoding B-4DMT family transporter: MSKWLLRGLVFATLMVIVRLLQGTLINAWETKAGLISVVLVALFAIAAFIWGLIDGRADARANPDPDRRGDLAMVWLLAGLFAGIVSGAVAWFIALFYKSLYVEALVNEVTTFAAFTALVVFLMAIAGVALGRYLVDRKADQTPHLHHAGEDDRADTDVFAAVGRQDSDGSAETSPRDDRV; the protein is encoded by the coding sequence ATGAGTAAGTGGTTGCTGCGCGGACTGGTGTTCGCGACCCTGATGGTGATCGTGCGATTGCTGCAGGGAACGCTGATCAACGCGTGGGAAACCAAGGCAGGGCTGATCAGCGTCGTGCTGGTGGCGCTGTTCGCGATCGCCGCGTTCATATGGGGGTTGATCGACGGCCGGGCCGACGCCCGCGCCAACCCCGACCCGGACCGCCGCGGTGACCTGGCGATGGTCTGGCTGCTTGCCGGCCTGTTCGCCGGGATCGTCAGCGGCGCGGTGGCGTGGTTCATCGCGCTCTTCTACAAGAGCCTGTATGTCGAGGCGCTCGTCAACGAGGTCACCACGTTTGCGGCGTTCACCGCGCTGGTGGTGTTCCTGATGGCGATCGCGGGCGTGGCGCTGGGCCGCTACCTCGTCGACCGCAAGGCCGACCAGACACCGCACCTGCACCACGCCGGCGAAGATGACCGCGCCGACACCGACGTTTTCGCGGCCGTCGGGCGTCAGGACTCGGACGGGTCCGCCGAGACCTCACCCCGCGACGACCGGGTGTAG
- the aroQ gene encoding type II 3-dehydroquinate dehydratase — protein MTQTVLILNGPNLARLGRREPDVYGSTTHDELVALIEHEAEELGLKAVVRQSDSEADLLGWIHAAADAGDPVILNAGALTHTSVALRDACAELRAPLIEVHISNVHAREEFRHHSYLSAVATGVIVGLGVQGYVLALRYLAADGYTRSSRGEVSADPSES, from the coding sequence ATGACTCAGACGGTGCTGATCCTGAACGGCCCCAACCTCGCTCGGCTGGGCCGTCGCGAACCCGACGTGTACGGCAGCACCACGCACGACGAGCTGGTGGCGCTCATCGAGCATGAGGCCGAGGAGCTGGGGCTGAAAGCCGTTGTGCGGCAGAGTGACAGCGAGGCCGACCTGCTCGGCTGGATTCACGCCGCCGCCGATGCGGGTGATCCGGTGATCCTCAATGCCGGCGCGTTGACCCACACGTCGGTGGCACTGCGCGACGCGTGCGCCGAACTGCGTGCGCCGCTGATCGAGGTGCACATCTCGAACGTGCACGCCCGCGAGGAATTCCGGCACCACTCATACCTGAGCGCGGTGGCCACCGGCGTGATCGTCGGCCTCGGCGTGCAGGGCTACGTGCTGGCTCTGCGGTACCTGGCCGCCGACGGCTACACCCGGTCGTCGCGGGGTGAGGTCTCGGCGGACCCGTCCGAGTCCTGA
- the aroB gene encoding 3-dehydroquinate synthase, whose translation MTEHTDPVTVDVLVDPPYSVIIGTGLLGELQRALEGRHKVAILHQPVLAQTAELIRKTLADTGVDAHRIEIPDAEKGKDLPVVGFIWEVLGRIGIGRRDAVVSLGGGAATDVAGFAAATWLRGIDIVHVPTTLLAMVDAAVGGKTGINTDAGKNLVGAFHQPAAVLVDLATLETLPRNELVAGMAEIVKAGFIADPTILDLIETDPEAALDPTGAVLPELIRRAIAVKAEVVAADEKESQLREILNYGHTLAHAIERRERYQWRHGAAVSVGLVFAAELGRLAGRLDDGTADRHRTVLTSLGLPVSYDADAFPELLEAMAGDKKTRAGVLRFVVLDGLGKPGRLEGPDPSLLAAAYAEIGAVAS comes from the coding sequence GTGACTGAACACACCGACCCGGTCACCGTGGACGTGCTCGTCGATCCGCCGTATTCCGTCATCATCGGTACCGGTCTGCTCGGCGAACTGCAACGCGCGCTGGAGGGCAGGCACAAGGTCGCGATCCTGCACCAGCCGGTACTCGCGCAGACGGCTGAGCTCATCCGGAAGACATTGGCGGACACCGGGGTCGATGCGCACCGCATCGAAATTCCGGACGCCGAGAAAGGCAAGGATCTGCCGGTCGTCGGGTTCATCTGGGAAGTGCTGGGCCGCATCGGCATCGGCCGCAGGGATGCGGTCGTCAGCCTCGGCGGCGGAGCGGCCACCGACGTCGCCGGGTTCGCGGCCGCCACCTGGCTGCGCGGAATCGACATCGTGCACGTGCCGACCACGCTGCTCGCAATGGTCGACGCCGCCGTCGGCGGGAAGACCGGCATCAACACCGACGCGGGCAAGAACCTGGTCGGCGCGTTCCACCAACCCGCCGCCGTGCTCGTCGACCTCGCCACGTTGGAGACGCTGCCCCGCAACGAACTCGTTGCAGGGATGGCCGAGATCGTCAAGGCCGGTTTCATCGCCGACCCGACCATCCTGGACCTGATCGAAACCGATCCCGAAGCCGCGCTGGATCCCACCGGAGCCGTGCTGCCCGAGCTGATCCGGCGCGCGATCGCGGTCAAGGCCGAGGTGGTCGCCGCCGACGAGAAGGAATCACAGCTGCGCGAGATCCTCAACTACGGCCACACCCTCGCGCATGCGATCGAACGCCGCGAGCGCTACCAGTGGCGCCACGGCGCCGCCGTGTCGGTGGGACTGGTGTTCGCGGCCGAACTCGGCCGGCTCGCGGGCCGCCTCGACGACGGAACCGCCGACCGGCACCGGACCGTGCTCACCTCGCTGGGCCTGCCGGTCAGTTATGACGCCGACGCATTCCCCGAATTGCTGGAGGCCATGGCGGGGGACAAGAAGACCCGCGCGGGCGTGCTGCGATTCGTCGTACTCGACGGCCTCGGCAAGCCGGGCCGTCTGGAGGGACCAGACCCGTCGCTTCTTGCGGCGGCATACGCAGAAATAGGAGCGGTGGCGTCATGA
- a CDS encoding shikimate kinase, whose amino-acid sequence MAPRAVLVGLPGSGKSTIGRRLAKALGVSMLDTDAAIEEKTGRAIADIFGTDGEQEFRRIEEEVVRSALQTHDGVLSLGGGAVTTAGVREALAGHTVIYLEISAAEGVRRTGGSTVRPLLAGPDRDEKFKALMSQRVPMYRKVATIRVNTNRRNPGAVVRYIVTRLENPGSPNPQRRKRRPPWRRGPSALTAEPSTEAPPSPAAVAARNMKVNRD is encoded by the coding sequence ATGGCGCCCCGCGCAGTACTGGTCGGCTTGCCCGGGTCGGGCAAGTCGACGATCGGGCGGCGGTTGGCCAAGGCCCTCGGTGTCTCGATGCTCGACACCGACGCCGCGATCGAGGAGAAAACGGGCCGCGCGATCGCCGACATCTTCGGCACCGACGGCGAGCAGGAGTTCCGGCGGATCGAGGAAGAGGTCGTCCGATCGGCGCTGCAGACCCATGACGGGGTGCTGTCGTTGGGCGGGGGCGCGGTCACCACCGCGGGTGTGCGCGAGGCGCTGGCCGGTCATACCGTCATCTATCTGGAGATCAGCGCCGCTGAGGGGGTGCGCCGTACCGGCGGCAGCACGGTGCGTCCGCTGCTGGCGGGACCCGACCGGGATGAGAAGTTCAAAGCACTGATGTCACAACGTGTTCCGATGTACCGGAAGGTGGCGACGATCCGGGTCAACACCAACCGGCGCAATCCCGGGGCGGTGGTGCGCTACATCGTCACCCGACTGGAGAACCCCGGTAGCCCCAACCCGCAGCGGCGCAAGCGTCGCCCGCCCTGGCGCCGCGGACCGTCGGCGCTCACCGCCGAACCCAGCACCGAGGCGCCGCCGTCACCGGCGGCGGTCGCAGCCCGAAACATGAAGGTCAACCGTGACTGA
- the aroC gene encoding chorismate synthase, protein MLRWTTAGESHGRALVAVVEGMVAGVRVTSDDIAGQLARRRLGYGRGARMKFEQDQVTMLAGVRHGVTLGGPIAIEIGNTEWPKWETVMAPDPVDPAELDVARNAPLTRPRPGHADYAGMLKYGFDDARPVLERASARETAARVAAGTIARAFLKEALGVEVLSHVISIGASDPYDGPPPQAADLAAIDASPVRAYAETAEKSMIDEIEAAKKDGDTLGGVVEVVAHGLPVGLGSFTSGDNRLDSQLAAAVMGIQAIKGVEIGDGFQTARRRGSVAHDEMYPGPDGVMRSTNRAGGLEGGMTNGQPLRVRAAMKPISTVPRALATVDMTTGDEAVAIHQRSDVCAVPAAGVVVETMVALVLARAALQKFGGDSLTETRANIDNYLRAVRNREPAARPVQASG, encoded by the coding sequence GTGTTGCGATGGACCACTGCTGGTGAATCCCACGGCCGCGCCCTGGTGGCTGTGGTCGAAGGCATGGTCGCGGGTGTGCGCGTCACCTCGGACGACATCGCCGGGCAACTGGCCCGCCGTCGTCTCGGGTACGGCCGCGGCGCCCGGATGAAGTTCGAGCAGGACCAGGTCACCATGCTGGCCGGGGTCCGGCACGGCGTCACGCTGGGCGGCCCGATCGCGATCGAGATCGGCAACACCGAGTGGCCGAAGTGGGAAACCGTGATGGCACCGGACCCGGTGGACCCGGCCGAACTCGACGTCGCGCGCAACGCGCCGCTGACCCGGCCGCGGCCCGGGCACGCCGACTATGCGGGCATGCTCAAGTACGGGTTCGACGACGCCCGTCCGGTGCTCGAGCGTGCCAGCGCGCGCGAGACCGCCGCCCGCGTGGCCGCCGGCACGATCGCCCGCGCGTTCCTCAAAGAGGCGCTCGGCGTCGAGGTGCTGTCCCACGTCATCTCGATCGGGGCGTCAGACCCGTACGACGGCCCGCCGCCCCAGGCCGCGGACCTGGCCGCGATCGATGCGAGTCCTGTGCGCGCGTATGCCGAGACGGCGGAAAAGTCCATGATCGACGAGATCGAGGCCGCCAAGAAGGACGGCGACACACTCGGCGGCGTCGTCGAGGTGGTCGCTCATGGCCTCCCGGTGGGGCTGGGCTCGTTCACCAGCGGCGACAACCGGCTCGACAGCCAGCTCGCGGCCGCGGTGATGGGCATCCAGGCGATCAAGGGTGTCGAGATCGGCGACGGCTTCCAGACCGCGCGCCGCCGCGGCAGCGTCGCCCACGACGAGATGTACCCGGGCCCCGACGGGGTGATGCGCTCGACGAACCGGGCGGGCGGCCTGGAGGGCGGGATGACCAACGGCCAACCGCTGCGGGTGCGCGCGGCGATGAAGCCGATCTCCACCGTGCCGCGGGCCCTGGCCACCGTGGACATGACCACCGGCGACGAGGCCGTCGCGATCCATCAGCGCTCCGATGTGTGCGCGGTGCCGGCCGCCGGCGTGGTCGTCGAGACCATGGTGGCGCTGGTGCTGGCACGGGCGGCGCTGCAAAAGTTCGGCGGTGATTCGCTGACCGAGACGCGCGCCAACATCGACAACTACCTACGAGCGGTGCGCAACCGCGAGCCGGCGGCGCGACCGGTGCAGGCCTCGGGCTGA
- a CDS encoding TetR/AcrR family transcriptional regulator, with product MATKGARRTQAERTEATTSALVDAARALFAEEGYEATSLDTVAARARMTKGAVYHHFEGKRQLFEAVFTQEVERISAPLVKAYQRKKDPWEGFAAACRAFLEQCLEPGLQRIVLLDAFGALGWEQMRRLETPLLEMMEVAITRAIVAGRIADRPTGPLAHFLFGAICELAMIVARAKDQKVAHRHAVAELGRILDGLVIG from the coding sequence GTGGCGACCAAGGGCGCACGGCGCACCCAGGCGGAGCGCACCGAGGCAACCACGTCGGCGCTTGTCGACGCGGCGCGCGCATTGTTCGCCGAGGAGGGCTACGAGGCGACCTCGCTGGACACCGTCGCGGCGCGGGCCCGGATGACCAAGGGCGCCGTCTACCACCACTTCGAAGGCAAGCGCCAACTGTTCGAGGCAGTGTTCACCCAGGAGGTCGAACGCATATCCGCGCCGCTGGTGAAGGCGTATCAACGCAAGAAGGATCCGTGGGAGGGGTTCGCGGCCGCATGTCGGGCGTTTCTCGAGCAGTGCCTCGAACCAGGACTGCAGCGGATCGTGTTGCTCGACGCGTTCGGCGCGCTGGGCTGGGAGCAGATGCGCCGCCTCGAGACGCCGCTGCTCGAGATGATGGAAGTGGCCATCACGCGCGCGATCGTGGCGGGCCGGATCGCCGACCGGCCGACCGGGCCGCTGGCCCACTTCCTGTTCGGCGCGATCTGTGAGTTGGCGATGATCGTCGCCCGCGCGAAGGACCAGAAGGTCGCGCATCGGCACGCCGTCGCCGAGCTCGGCCGCATCCTGGACGGGCTGGTGATCGGCTGA
- a CDS encoding nitroreductase/quinone reductase family protein — MTRWPRVQRAMGRVHARVYRITGGRVGRRWFAGAPVMVLETVGRRTGERRRTPVLYLRRGDALVVMAANAGSSRTPAWWLNLQHTGSGVVQIGRVRRVVRPRELVAAERDDAWRAFVEIYPQAEYYRHFTDRELPLIALDPAES; from the coding sequence GTGACCCGGTGGCCACGCGTCCAACGCGCGATGGGCCGCGTGCATGCGCGGGTCTACCGGATCACCGGCGGACGCGTCGGGCGCCGGTGGTTCGCCGGTGCCCCGGTGATGGTGCTCGAGACCGTGGGTCGTCGCACCGGCGAGCGTCGCCGTACTCCCGTGCTCTACCTGCGTCGCGGCGACGCGCTCGTTGTGATGGCCGCCAACGCCGGGTCATCCCGCACCCCCGCCTGGTGGCTGAACCTGCAGCACACCGGCTCCGGCGTCGTGCAGATCGGCCGAGTGCGCCGCGTGGTTCGGCCGCGTGAGTTGGTCGCAGCCGAACGCGACGACGCATGGCGGGCGTTTGTTGAGATATACCCGCAAGCCGAGTACTACCGGCATTTCACCGACCGGGAACTACCGCTGATCGCGCTCGACCCTGCCGAGTCGTGA
- a CDS encoding DUF3237 domain-containing protein produces MSAATAVDQLPLRDALPAEHLFDIHVNLLPAQLIPTPLGMRMTFVTTGGTIDGPRMRGEVLPGGGDWLLVGNNGSGRVDVRATLRTHDGVLIHFESTGVIKVPGDGLDRLARGQVLAFDETYVRTTPTFGTADDRYAWLSEIVAVGYNILSPNHVDYRVYRVL; encoded by the coding sequence GTGAGCGCGGCAACGGCGGTCGACCAGCTACCGCTCCGGGACGCCCTGCCCGCAGAGCACCTCTTCGACATACACGTCAATCTGCTTCCAGCACAACTGATCCCGACGCCACTCGGAATGAGGATGACGTTCGTCACCACCGGGGGGACGATCGACGGTCCGCGGATGCGCGGCGAAGTGCTACCCGGCGGCGGCGATTGGCTGCTTGTGGGTAACAACGGCAGCGGCCGGGTCGATGTCCGCGCGACGCTACGCACCCATGACGGCGTACTCATCCACTTCGAGAGCACCGGGGTCATCAAAGTCCCCGGCGACGGACTCGACCGGTTGGCGCGCGGTCAGGTGCTCGCTTTCGACGAGACCTACGTGCGGACCACGCCCACGTTCGGCACTGCAGACGACCGCTACGCCTGGCTCAGCGAGATCGTCGCGGTTGGCTACAACATCCTCTCGCCCAATCACGTCGACTACCGCGTCTACCGGGTGCTATGA
- a CDS encoding nuclear transport factor 2 family protein yields MQVDLKHLSDRYFAAWAQRDPEAIAALHTQDTRFWTHAGTPPVVGRDAAREAFAKLFEQFPDFSFEIHRVLYGNDHWVLDWALISGGVRFDCLDLVTVTADGLVARKDSFIDSAQLMASMNQARA; encoded by the coding sequence ATGCAAGTTGATCTGAAACACCTCTCGGACCGGTATTTCGCCGCGTGGGCGCAGCGCGACCCCGAGGCGATCGCGGCGTTGCACACTCAGGACACCCGGTTCTGGACGCACGCCGGCACACCTCCCGTCGTCGGCCGCGACGCCGCACGCGAGGCCTTCGCCAAGCTCTTCGAGCAGTTTCCGGATTTCTCGTTCGAGATCCATCGCGTGCTCTACGGAAACGACCACTGGGTGCTCGACTGGGCGTTGATCTCAGGCGGCGTCCGCTTCGACTGCCTCGACCTGGTCACCGTCACCGCAGACGGACTCGTCGCGCGCAAGGACTCGTTCATCGACTCCGCTCAATTGATGGCCTCGATGAACCAGGCGCGGGCGTGA
- a CDS encoding prepilin peptidase, whose translation MGVAGVVLLAWLVSLSVFDIRERRLPNWLTMPGAIVILTVAAAAGRGFPALAGAVVLFTVYLAVHLLAPAAMGAGDVKLAIGVGALTGAFGIDIWTLAAVGAPLLTAAWAVVAAVRRAEPIVPHGFSMCLSAGAVTALVTFG comes from the coding sequence ATGGGGGTCGCGGGCGTCGTCCTGCTGGCGTGGTTGGTGTCGCTGAGCGTGTTCGACATCAGGGAACGTCGGCTACCGAACTGGCTGACCATGCCGGGCGCGATAGTGATCTTGACCGTCGCGGCAGCGGCGGGTCGCGGATTTCCGGCGTTGGCGGGCGCCGTCGTACTGTTCACCGTTTACCTGGCGGTGCATCTGCTCGCGCCGGCGGCGATGGGCGCCGGTGACGTCAAACTCGCGATCGGCGTCGGCGCGCTGACGGGTGCGTTCGGCATCGACATCTGGACGCTTGCCGCAGTCGGCGCACCGCTGCTGACGGCCGCCTGGGCGGTCGTCGCCGCAGTGCGCCGGGCCGAACCCATTGTCCCTCACGGCTTCTCGATGTGCCTCTCGGCTGGCGCGGTGACCGCGTTGGTGACGTTCGGGTGA
- a CDS encoding shikimate dehydrogenase, whose product MSARRRAAVLGSPIAHSRSPQLHLAAYRALGLDDWTYERIECTAEQLPELVTGFNRDWIGVSVTKPGKFAALQVADERTTRAELVGSANTLVRTETGWRADNTDIDGVTGALGEVAAAHGIVVGSGGTAPAAVVGLSELGVQRVTVVARNPDKAAPLVDLATRLGADGRWCDVDGPELRSTVVDADLLINTIPAEAAARYATALAGAPLVLDAIYDPWPTPLAAAVLDAGGRVISGLQMLLHQAFAQVEQFTGRPAPREAMEAALDVR is encoded by the coding sequence ATGAGCGCACGCCGTAGGGCCGCGGTCCTCGGTTCGCCGATCGCGCACTCCCGCTCGCCGCAGCTGCACCTCGCGGCCTACCGTGCGCTGGGGTTGGACGACTGGACCTACGAGCGAATCGAGTGCACGGCCGAGCAATTGCCGGAACTGGTCACCGGTTTCAACCGCGACTGGATCGGCGTCTCGGTGACCAAGCCCGGCAAGTTCGCGGCGCTGCAGGTCGCCGACGAGCGCACCACCCGCGCCGAACTCGTCGGCTCGGCCAACACGCTGGTGCGGACCGAAACCGGATGGCGAGCCGACAACACCGACATCGACGGCGTGACAGGAGCATTGGGGGAGGTGGCGGCCGCGCACGGCATCGTTGTCGGTTCCGGGGGCACGGCACCGGCGGCGGTCGTCGGGTTGTCAGAGCTTGGCGTGCAGCGGGTCACTGTGGTGGCCAGGAACCCCGACAAGGCCGCGCCGCTGGTGGATCTGGCGACCCGGTTGGGCGCCGACGGCCGGTGGTGCGACGTCGACGGCCCCGAACTTCGCAGCACGGTCGTCGACGCGGACCTGCTGATCAACACCATTCCCGCCGAGGCTGCCGCACGCTACGCAACCGCGCTCGCGGGAGCACCGCTTGTGCTCGACGCGATCTACGATCCGTGGCCGACGCCGTTGGCGGCGGCGGTCCTGGACGCCGGCGGGCGGGTGATCAGTGGTCTGCAGATGTTGCTTCACCAGGCCTTCGCTCAGGTGGAGCAGTTCACCGGCCGCCCGGCACCACGGGAAGCGATGGAAGCGGCGCTCGACGTGCGCTGA